The Bacteroidales bacterium genome segment TATTAATTTTATGGGAAGTGCTTGTAAATATCCTTTCTGTGGGCAAATGCTGCGAAAATAATGGTGCTATCTCCGACAGCATTCCCAATTTTTTCCAGGCAACCTTTTTTGTTTCATTCCTTCGGATTTTAAGTTAATATGTGAATTTGAAGCATCCGGACTCACATCACGGTTATAATGTATCATACCTTACCGGGCAAGCCAAAACCAAACAGGATGCTTTCAAGGAATTTAATGTGTTTCCGTTTTGGCTTGTCCAAATTGGCAATTACATTTCGTATTAAAAACCTTATTTTTCTTTATATTAAACATTAGTAGCCATAAGGCATCTCCCCATCCCTTAACCTTATTACCTTATTTTTTTACATCCAGCTGTTATATGCTTCCGGAGAATAAGGTAATAAGGTTGATTATCATTGGGTATTTCATGGCTATTAAGGTTGAGCAACTAAAAATAAGGTTTTCTGTAAGCCGCTATTTGTGCAATATATTGAAATGGTTGTTTTGAAATAAAATCCGCTTGCAGTAATCTTATACAACAAAAGCATGACCGAAATGCGGGTTTAGTTTCGCTGAGCCTTATCGGGGTTCATTTGCCCATAAATAAACAATAATCAAATGAAATTGTTTTCAAAACAGATCCACTGAAATATTCTGAACGAAGGCGGTATAGGTGGTCTCGTCCTCTACATGGGCCATGGATAACACCATAATCACAGGCACTTCTTCACCACTCGTATTGGTGATATTTACTTCCTTGCGCTCGCCCACAACCTTGTCCTTATTGGGATTCAGCAAGCGTTCTATAAAATCATCCTGGTTACTCCCATTGGGGAACAATTTATTGAGGTTTTTTCCGAGTATCATGGGTTTTTCTATCTGCCAGAGTTCTTCAGCGGCTTTATTGAAAAATTTAACGGTACCTTCCTGGTCAATGGTTAATATTGCGTCGGATGCACCTTCCAGCGTTCTTTCATTGCGCAGCTTCTCCTTCTCCATATCTTTAAACCGCTGTTTCACTTCTTCACGTGCTTCCTCAAGTTTCTTGGTCAAGTCGGATTGCGCCTGTTTTAGCTTCTTTTCCTGCTCCCTAAGCATCTCAGCCTTTCTGGCGGTTTCTATCTCCATCTTACGGCTCTTGGTAATATCATGTCCCACATAAATGACCTTGGAAATATCCCCGTAAATGTCCAGAACGGGTGAAAGCGTAACCTGTAGCCAAACTTCCTTTCCGCTTTTGGTCTGATGCCTCATCTGATCCTCATATATCTCTCCCTGTGCCACCTTTTCCCAGGTTTCTTTCAGGTCATTCAGATCTGCCTGTGGCACAAAATCAAATATGGTGCTGCTGGTCAGCTCACTCTCCGAATATTCCATCAGATTGTTGAAGTTCTCGTTTGCTTCAAGGACATCACCTGAAGGCAATAATTCAACCTTTTGACTGGCCTGGTTGAGTGCCTGGATCTGACCCTCATAGTCAAGACTCTGCTTTTTCTGTGAGGTGGTATCGAGGCCCAGATAGAGGATCTTTTCAACACTTCCGTCATCTTTTCTCATACAGGTATAAGTGGACATGGTCCAAAGGTCTTTTCCCTGCTTGGTAACATGTTTCATGTAATCCTCAAAATGCCTCCCTCCATGTGCCAAACTGTCCCAAAGCTCATCAAACCACGACCGGTCTTTCTCATCAATAAACTCGGAAATATGTTTTCCTTCCACCTCCTTATTGGACTCATACCCCAGTTTATTAATGAATTTGGTGTTTGCATATAGCAAATATCCCTGGGGATCGTACTCAGCATGAATCATTGTGTGGCTTACGGCATTGGAAAAAATAACAAACCGCTCGCTCTGACGGGCAGCTTCTTCCTGGGTGGCTTTGAGCTCTTCCATGTTCTGCCG includes the following:
- a CDS encoding PAS domain S-box protein; protein product: MSITSDKQIVLKYTLSGFIIGLATILLVILLDIVLLNLTLEQIGEMHSRHPAYIILDLSPVVLALYAYLLGRKYADTSRNLQESLEREHNKIYKLYNFVEQLRKGNTDAEYKIQDDEDLLGRAVMSLRDELKKNQEEEEKRRKEDQQRHWTSEGLAKFGEILRQETDDLEEISYQVISNLVKYIGAVQGSLFIIEGEEDNDKHLEMKACYAYDRRKFPDKRVEMGEGLMGATVMEEETTYITELPQEYVNITSGLGHSTPDALLIVPLIVNEQIHGAIELASFHGMEQYVIDFVEKVGESVASTISNVKINAKTSRLLEESQKQAEELASKEEEMRQNMEELKATQEEAARQSERFVIFSNAVSHTMIHAEYDPQGYLLYANTKFINKLGYESNKEVEGKHISEFIDEKDRSWFDELWDSLAHGGRHFEDYMKHVTKQGKDLWTMSTYTCMRKDDGSVEKILYLGLDTTSQKKQSLDYEGQIQALNQASQKVELLPSGDVLEANENFNNLMEYSESELTSSTIFDFVPQADLNDLKETWEKVAQGEIYEDQMRHQTKSGKEVWLQVTLSPVLDIYGDISKVIYVGHDITKSRKMEIETARKAEMLREQEKKLKQAQSDLTKKLEEAREEVKQRFKDMEKEKLRNERTLEGASDAILTIDQEGTVKFFNKAAEELWQIEKPMILGKNLNKLFPNGSNQDDFIERLLNPNKDKVVGERKEVNITNTSGEEVPVIMVLSMAHVEDETTYTAFVQNISVDLF